A stretch of DNA from Microlunatus sp. Gsoil 973:
GCCTCCAGTGCCGCCAACATCTGGGCCTTGACGTCGTCTGCCTGCTTTCCGGCAGCCTGCTTGTTCTTCGCGGTCGACTTCTTGGCCGGCATGGATCCTCCGTACGACGTTGGCGGTGCTGTTTCGGCGTTGACTGATCAGGTTAACCGCGGGCGGCTGCTGATGCACGGATGAATTCCGCCGAACCCGCGAAGATCTCCTCGGCGTCGTAGTCGAGGGTCGCGACGTGGAAGCTTCGCTGCAGCATCCGTTCGGTGATCGCTGCCCCGTGCACCCGCTCGCGCAGGATGCGGGCCGAGACGGGATCGACGACATGATCGTGCACCGACCGGTAGAGCAGGATCGGCTGCTGGATGCGGTGCAACCGTGCGATCGTGTAGTCCCACAGCTCCAGCATCGAGGCCAGGGCCTTCAACGGCGTACGGGGATAGCCGAGCTCATCGCTGAACGGGCGCGCGATGTCGTTGACGATGCCCGCCGCCGACGGCATCAGGTGCTTGAGCACTGGCAGGATCCTCAACCGGGGATCTGAATTGTGCAAGGCGGGGTTGACCAGCACCAGGGCGGAGATGTCTTCGCCGTGCTGTTCGGCCAGGCGTAGGGCCAGCGCTCCGCCCATCGACAGA
This window harbors:
- a CDS encoding carboxylesterase, which translates into the protein MRLLPRRPPVARSGAQVRAGAEAYHGGDGEIGVLLCHGFCGSPASLRPWAEYLVEQGFRVSLPRLPGHGTSWQELNQTGWPDWYATVDRALDELAAECRTVAVAGLSMGGALALRLAEQHGEDISALVLVNPALHNSDPRLRILPVLKHLMPSAAGIVNDIARPFSDELGYPRTPLKALASMLELWDYTIARLHRIQQPILLYRSVHDHVVDPVSARILRERVHGAAITERMLQRSFHVATLDYDAEEIFAGSAEFIRASAAARG